The following are from one region of the Veillonella nakazawae genome:
- the rplW gene encoding 50S ribosomal protein L23 yields MQLHDVLIRPVITEKSTMLMEEGKYTFRVPLTANKVQIRQAVEKIFNVKVEKVATIRVLGKTKRMGRTQGKRSDYKKAIVTLKAGESIEFFEGV; encoded by the coding sequence ATGCAATTACATGATGTACTAATCCGCCCGGTTATTACCGAAAAATCCACTATGCTTATGGAAGAAGGCAAATACACTTTCCGTGTGCCTTTGACTGCAAATAAAGTGCAAATCCGTCAAGCAGTTGAAAAAATCTTCAATGTAAAAGTAGAAAAAGTAGCTACTATTCGCGTTTTAGGCAAAACTAAACGCATGGGTCGTACACAAGGTAAACGTAGCGATTACAAAAAAGCTATCGTTACTTTGAAAGCTGGCGAATCCATTGAATTCTTTGAAGGTGTCTAA
- the rplD gene encoding 50S ribosomal protein L4 has protein sequence MPTVATYNQSGVKVGEIQLNDAVFGVEVNEAVMHQAVVRQLSNERLGTHATKTRGMVRGGGRKPWKQKGTGRARSGSSRSPIWIGGGTTFGPQPRSYYKAMPRKARRLAVKSALSDKVNNSELYVLEEITLAAPKTKEVLNIINSFNVGDAKVLFITEGDVNVERSARNIQGVKALACEGMNIFDLLHYDKLFITKGAVAKIEEVLG, from the coding sequence ATGCCTACAGTAGCAACATATAATCAATCCGGCGTTAAAGTCGGTGAAATACAGTTAAACGATGCAGTATTCGGCGTTGAAGTTAACGAAGCCGTAATGCATCAAGCCGTAGTTCGTCAATTGTCTAACGAACGTCTCGGCACACATGCAACAAAAACTAGAGGTATGGTTCGTGGCGGTGGCCGCAAACCTTGGAAACAAAAAGGTACTGGTCGTGCACGTTCCGGTTCCAGCCGTTCCCCAATCTGGATTGGTGGCGGTACTACATTTGGTCCACAACCTCGCAGCTATTACAAAGCTATGCCTCGTAAGGCTAGACGTTTAGCAGTTAAATCTGCTCTTAGCGATAAAGTGAATAATAGCGAATTATACGTTTTGGAAGAAATCACATTAGCAGCTCCTAAAACTAAAGAAGTATTGAATATTATCAATAGCTTCAATGTTGGTGATGCAAAAGTATTGTTCATCACTGAAGGTGATGTAAATGTTGAACGTTCCGCTCGCAACATCCAAGGTGTTAAAGCATTGGCTTGCGAAGGTATGAACATTTTCGATCTTCTTCATTACGATAAGCTCTTCATTACTAAAGGTGCTGTCGCAAAAATCGAGGAGGTACTTGGATAA
- the rplC gene encoding 50S ribosomal protein L3 encodes MSKAILGKKLGMTQVFTAEGQLVPVTVVETTPSVVVRVKTVETDGYEAVQIGYGSIKEKHLTKPVKGQFDKAGVAPVKYLREVRVANAADYTVGQTLAADIFAEGELVDVVGTGKGKGFAGTIKRHNFSRGPETHGSKSHREPGSIGPMISGGGGKVYKGKKLPGQMGGYRVTVQRLSVVKVDAERNLLLVKGGIPGAKGSLVMVRNTVKPVK; translated from the coding sequence ATGTCTAAAGCTATTTTGGGTAAAAAATTAGGAATGACTCAAGTCTTCACAGCTGAAGGCCAATTAGTTCCTGTAACAGTAGTGGAAACTACCCCAAGCGTTGTAGTGCGCGTTAAGACTGTTGAAACAGACGGCTACGAAGCAGTACAAATTGGTTACGGTTCCATTAAAGAAAAACATTTAACAAAACCTGTAAAAGGTCAGTTCGACAAAGCTGGCGTAGCTCCAGTTAAATATCTTCGCGAAGTTCGCGTAGCTAATGCAGCTGACTACACAGTAGGCCAAACTCTGGCAGCTGATATCTTCGCAGAAGGTGAATTGGTGGACGTAGTGGGTACAGGTAAAGGTAAGGGTTTTGCTGGCACAATTAAACGCCATAACTTCTCCCGTGGTCCTGAAACTCATGGTTCTAAATCTCACCGTGAACCTGGTTCCATCGGTCCTATGATCTCCGGTGGCGGCGGTAAGGTATACAAAGGTAAAAAACTCCCTGGACAAATGGGTGGTTACAGAGTTACCGTACAACGCTTATCCGTTGTGAAAGTTGATGCTGAACGTAACCTTTTATTGGTTAAAGGTGGTATCCCAGGCGCTAAAGGTAGCTTGGTTATGGTTCGCAACACGGTTAAACCTGTTAAATAA
- the rpsJ gene encoding 30S ribosomal protein S10: MAKQQKIRIRLKAYDHKALDQSAAKIVDTAKRNGAMVSGPIPLPTEKNIFTILRSVHVNKDSREQFEMRTHKRLIDILEPNSKTVDAITRLDLPAGVSIEIKL, translated from the coding sequence ATGGCTAAACAGCAAAAAATCCGTATTCGCCTTAAGGCATACGACCACAAAGCTCTCGATCAAAGCGCTGCTAAGATCGTAGACACTGCAAAAAGAAATGGCGCTATGGTATCTGGTCCGATTCCATTGCCAACAGAAAAGAATATCTTCACAATTCTTCGTTCTGTACACGTAAACAAAGATTCTCGTGAACAATTCGAAATGCGTACACATAAACGCTTAATCGATATTCTTGAACCAAATTCGAAAACAGTAGATGCTATCACTCGTTTAGATTTACCAGCTGGTGTATCTATTGAAATAAAACTATAA
- the tuf gene encoding elongation factor Tu → MAKEKFERTKPHVNIGTIGHVDHGKTTLTAAITKVLAEKGQADFQDYSMIDKAPEERERGITINTAHVEYETENRHYAHVDCPGHADYVKNMITGAAQMDGAILVCSAADGPMPQTREHILLARQVGVPAIVVFLNKADMVDDEELIELVEMEVRELLSSYEFPGDEVPIVVGSALKALEGDAQYVAKIDELMAAVDSYIPTPVRDTDKPFLMPVEDVFTITGRGTVATGRVERGQVNVGDTVEVVGLKEKAEQYVVTGLEMFRKTLDSAVAGDNVGALLRGVDRKDIERGQVLAKPGSIKPHTKFKAEVYVLTKEEGGRHTPFFSNYRPQFYFRTTDVTGVVNLPEGVEMCMPGDNVTMDIELITPIAIEEGLRFAIREGGHTVGAGVVTEIEG, encoded by the coding sequence ATGGCTAAAGAAAAATTTGAACGTACGAAACCGCATGTTAACATCGGTACAATCGGTCACGTTGACCATGGTAAAACTACTTTGACTGCTGCAATCACTAAAGTATTGGCTGAAAAAGGCCAAGCTGATTTCCAAGATTACAGCATGATCGATAAAGCTCCAGAAGAACGTGAACGCGGTATCACAATCAACACTGCACACGTTGAATACGAAACTGAAAACCGTCACTATGCACACGTTGACTGCCCAGGCCATGCTGACTATGTTAAAAACATGATCACTGGTGCGGCTCAAATGGACGGCGCTATCTTGGTATGTTCCGCAGCTGACGGCCCTATGCCTCAAACTCGCGAACACATCTTGTTGGCTCGCCAAGTTGGTGTTCCTGCAATCGTAGTATTCTTGAACAAAGCTGACATGGTTGACGATGAAGAATTGATCGAATTAGTAGAAATGGAAGTTCGTGAACTTCTTTCCTCCTACGAATTCCCTGGCGACGAAGTACCTATCGTTGTAGGTTCCGCTTTGAAAGCTTTGGAAGGCGACGCTCAATATGTAGCTAAAATCGACGAATTGATGGCAGCTGTAGACTCCTACATCCCAACTCCAGTTCGTGATACTGACAAACCTTTCTTGATGCCTGTGGAAGACGTATTCACAATCACTGGTCGTGGTACGGTAGCAACTGGCCGTGTTGAACGTGGTCAAGTAAACGTAGGCGACACAGTAGAAGTTGTAGGCTTGAAAGAAAAAGCTGAACAATACGTAGTAACTGGTCTTGAAATGTTCCGTAAAACTTTGGATTCTGCAGTAGCAGGTGATAACGTTGGTGCATTGCTTCGTGGTGTAGACCGCAAAGACATCGAACGTGGTCAAGTATTGGCTAAACCAGGTTCCATCAAACCACACACAAAATTCAAAGCAGAAGTATACGTATTGACTAAAGAAGAAGGTGGCCGTCATACTCCATTCTTCTCCAACTACCGTCCACAATTCTACTTCCGTACAACAGACGTAACAGGTGTTGTAAACCTTCCTGAAGGTGTAGAAATGTGTATGCCTGGCGATAACGTAACAATGGATATCGAATTGATCACTCCAATCGCTATCGAAGAAGGTCTTCGTTTCGCGATCCGCGAAGGTGGCCATACAGTAGGCGCTGGCGTTGTAACTGAAATCGAAGGTTAA
- the fusA gene encoding elongation factor G: MAREFSLAKTRNIGIMAHIDAGKTTTTERILYYTGIVHKIGEVHEGAATMDWMAQEQERGITITSAATTCHWKDHRINIIDTPGHVDFTVEVERSLRVLDGSVAVFSAKGGVEPQSETVWRQASNYGVPRIAYVNKMDTVGADFFNVVDMMKSRLGANSVAIQVPIGAEDTFEGIIDLMTMKAEIYKSDDGKEYEITDIPAEYQEVAEARREMMIDAIAETDDDIMMKYLEGEEISIEELKTALRKAVIANQLFPVLCGSSYKNKGVQMLLDAVVDYMPAPIDIPAIKGVVPGTEEETTRPSSDDEPFSALAFKIMADPYVGKLAFFRVYSGTLESGSYVFNSTKGKKERIGRILQMHANTRKEIDMVYAGDIAAAVGLKDTTTGDTLCDEKNPVILESMEFPEPVISVAVEPKTKADQEKMGTALARLAEEDPTFKVRTDEETGQTIISGMGELHLDIIVDRMNREFKVECNVGKPQVAYRETIRKAVKSEGKFVRQSGGRGQYGHCWLELIPQEPGAGFEFENKVVGGAIPREYIGPVENGVKEAMESGVIAGYPMVDIKVIVFDGSYHDVDSNEMAFKIAGSMGFKEGARKADPALLEPYMSVEVDVPEEYMGDVIGDLNSRRGRMDGMEARNGNQHIKAYVPLSEMFGYATDLRSKTQGRGNYSMTFDHYEEVPKKIAEEIQAKKNG, from the coding sequence GTGGCAAGAGAGTTTTCCCTAGCAAAAACTCGTAATATCGGTATCATGGCTCACATCGATGCTGGTAAAACAACAACTACAGAACGTATCCTCTACTATACAGGTATTGTTCACAAAATCGGCGAAGTACATGAAGGTGCTGCTACGATGGACTGGATGGCGCAAGAACAAGAACGTGGTATCACAATCACTTCTGCTGCGACAACATGTCACTGGAAAGATCATCGTATCAACATCATCGATACTCCTGGTCACGTTGACTTTACTGTAGAAGTAGAACGTTCTCTACGTGTACTTGACGGTTCTGTTGCGGTATTCAGTGCTAAAGGCGGCGTTGAACCACAATCCGAAACAGTATGGCGTCAAGCTTCTAACTACGGCGTACCTCGTATCGCTTATGTAAATAAGATGGATACTGTAGGTGCTGACTTCTTCAACGTAGTTGATATGATGAAATCCCGTTTGGGTGCAAATTCCGTAGCTATTCAAGTGCCAATTGGCGCTGAAGATACTTTCGAAGGCATCATCGATTTGATGACTATGAAAGCGGAAATTTACAAATCCGATGACGGTAAAGAATATGAAATCACTGATATCCCAGCAGAATATCAAGAAGTAGCTGAAGCTCGTCGCGAAATGATGATCGATGCTATCGCTGAAACTGATGACGATATTATGATGAAATATTTGGAAGGTGAAGAAATCTCCATTGAAGAATTGAAAACAGCATTGCGTAAAGCAGTTATTGCTAACCAATTGTTCCCAGTTCTTTGTGGTTCTTCCTACAAAAATAAAGGTGTACAAATGTTATTGGACGCTGTTGTAGATTACATGCCAGCTCCTATCGACATTCCAGCTATTAAAGGTGTCGTTCCTGGTACCGAAGAAGAAACTACTCGTCCTTCTTCCGATGATGAACCATTCTCCGCATTGGCATTCAAAATCATGGCTGACCCATATGTTGGTAAATTAGCGTTCTTCCGTGTGTACTCCGGTACATTGGAATCCGGTTCCTACGTTTTCAACTCCACAAAAGGTAAGAAAGAACGTATCGGCCGTATTCTTCAAATGCACGCTAACACTCGTAAAGAAATCGACATGGTTTACGCTGGCGACATCGCTGCAGCTGTAGGCTTGAAAGATACTACTACTGGTGATACTCTTTGTGATGAAAAGAATCCTGTAATTCTTGAATCCATGGAATTCCCTGAACCAGTTATCTCCGTTGCTGTTGAACCTAAAACAAAAGCTGACCAAGAAAAAATGGGTACAGCTCTTGCTCGTTTGGCAGAAGAAGATCCTACTTTCAAAGTTCGTACTGATGAAGAAACAGGTCAAACTATTATCTCCGGTATGGGCGAACTTCACTTGGATATCATCGTTGACCGTATGAACCGTGAATTCAAAGTAGAATGTAACGTAGGTAAACCTCAAGTAGCTTATCGCGAAACTATCCGTAAAGCTGTTAAATCTGAAGGTAAATTCGTTCGTCAATCTGGTGGTCGTGGTCAATATGGTCACTGCTGGTTGGAATTAATTCCTCAAGAACCAGGTGCTGGCTTCGAATTTGAAAATAAGGTCGTAGGTGGTGCAATTCCTCGTGAATACATCGGACCTGTTGAAAATGGTGTTAAAGAAGCTATGGAATCCGGTGTTATCGCTGGTTATCCAATGGTTGACATCAAAGTTATCGTATTTGACGGCTCCTACCATGACGTTGACTCCAACGAAATGGCCTTCAAAATCGCTGGTTCCATGGGCTTTAAAGAAGGTGCTCGCAAAGCAGACCCTGCATTGCTTGAACCATATATGTCCGTAGAAGTAGACGTTCCTGAAGAATACATGGGCGACGTTATCGGTGACTTGAACTCCCGTCGTGGTCGCATGGACGGCATGGAAGCTCGTAATGGTAACCAACATATCAAAGCATATGTTCCATTGAGCGAAATGTTCGGTTACGCAACTGACCTTCGTTCCAAAACTCAAGGTCGCGGTAACTACTCCATGACATTCGATCATTACGAAGAAGTTCCTAAGAAAATTGCTGAAGAAATTCAAGCAAAGAAAAACGGTTAA
- the rpsG gene encoding 30S ribosomal protein S7, producing MPRKGPVPKRDVLPDPVYNSKLVTRFINKVMYDGKKGIAETIVYDAFEIIRSKMGQDPMEVFDQALKNVMPVLEVRARRIGGANYQVPVEVRADRRQTLGIRWVVNYARLRGERTMKERLAGELMDAFNNAGAAIKKKEDTHKMAEANKAFAHYRW from the coding sequence ATGCCAAGAAAAGGCCCTGTTCCGAAACGTGATGTACTTCCAGATCCGGTGTACAACAGCAAATTAGTAACACGTTTCATTAACAAAGTTATGTACGATGGCAAAAAAGGCATTGCTGAAACTATCGTATATGATGCATTCGAAATTATTCGTTCCAAAATGGGTCAAGACCCAATGGAAGTTTTTGATCAAGCATTGAAAAATGTTATGCCTGTACTTGAAGTACGTGCTCGCCGTATCGGTGGTGCGAACTACCAAGTGCCAGTTGAAGTTCGTGCTGATCGCCGTCAAACACTCGGTATTCGCTGGGTTGTAAACTATGCTCGTCTTCGTGGTGAACGCACTATGAAAGAACGCTTAGCAGGCGAATTGATGGACGCTTTCAACAATGCAGGCGCTGCAATCAAGAAAAAAGAAGATACTCATAAAATGGCAGAAGCTAATAAAGCATTTGCTCATTATCGTTGGTAA
- the rpsL gene encoding 30S ribosomal protein S12, with translation MPTINQLVRKGRMSLTKKSTAPALQESPQKRGVCTRVYTATPKKPNSALRKVARVRLTNAIEVTAYIPGIGHNLQEHSVVLIRGGRVKDLPGVRYHIVRGALDTAGVQNRMQSRSKYGAKKAKK, from the coding sequence ATGCCAACAATTAATCAGCTAGTACGCAAAGGTCGCATGAGCTTGACTAAAAAATCTACAGCTCCAGCACTTCAAGAATCTCCACAAAAACGTGGTGTATGTACTCGTGTGTACACAGCTACTCCAAAGAAACCAAACTCCGCGCTTCGTAAAGTTGCCCGTGTACGTTTGACAAACGCTATTGAAGTAACTGCTTACATCCCAGGCATTGGTCACAATTTACAAGAACACAGTGTTGTACTTATCAGAGGCGGTCGTGTAAAAGACCTTCCAGGTGTGCGTTATCACATCGTTCGTGGTGCATTGGATACAGCTGGCGTACAAAACCGTATGCAAAGTCGTTCCAAATACGGCGCGAAAAAAGCTAAAAAATAA
- a CDS encoding ribosomal L7Ae/L30e/S12e/Gadd45 family protein: MDIAHLKSMNKTIGAKQTLKNIARGTVKYVFVGHDSDESVVGPIRNACAEQGIPVNDKHTMDDLGRACRIKVRATAVGILR, translated from the coding sequence ATGGACATTGCCCATCTGAAGTCGATGAACAAAACAATCGGTGCCAAGCAAACGTTGAAAAACATTGCACGAGGGACTGTGAAGTATGTGTTCGTAGGACATGATAGTGATGAAAGTGTAGTTGGACCTATACGAAATGCTTGTGCTGAACAGGGAATACCTGTGAATGACAAGCACACTATGGATGACCTTGGTCGTGCGTGTCGCATTAAGGTGCGGGCCACAGCGGTAGGTATCCTACGTTAA